In the Cydia fagiglandana chromosome 5, ilCydFagi1.1, whole genome shotgun sequence genome, one interval contains:
- the LOC134664307 gene encoding uncharacterized protein LOC134664307 translates to MEGQFQTLFDNLKIEMQKQNEELKQSVTKNILDKMEEKLIPIVEENKNLKVRVEKLEKEIEYLKKGGRENNIIVFGLDEKETSTIELLREFKENLKNDLNINMEDYEINKIYRLGKKNRESNKPRPVLCSFINNWKKMEIIKNKKHLKKIHVSEDYSKEVLEKRKTLQADLAEERKKGNIAYLRYDKLIIKETNDNSQEKRKRESSASPSDYNNQPKKQLTLSTTKTNRTNAFDMMRSSSLSNISTTKKQ, encoded by the coding sequence ATGGAGGGACAATTCCAAACATTATTTGATAATTTGAAGATCGAGATGCAAAAACAAAATGAAGAATTGAAACAATCcgtcacaaaaaatattttagacaAAATGGAAGAGAAGTTAATTCCTATAGTGGAAGAAAATAAAAACCTAAAGGTCAGAGTAGAAAAATTGGAAAAAGAAATAGAGTACCTAAAAAAAGGAGGGAGAGAGAATAATATCATAGTATTCGGCCTGGATGAGAAAGAAACGTCTACCATTGAGTTATTACGGGAATTTAAGGAAAATCTGAAAAAcgacttaaatattaatatggaaGACTATGAAATAAACAAGATCTATCGTTTAGGTAAGAAAAACAGAGAAAGCAACAAGCCGAGGCCGGTATTATGTTCGTTTATAAATAACTGGAAAAAGATGGAaatcattaaaaacaaaaaacacctAAAGAAAATTCATGTATCTGAGGACTACTCAAAAGAAGTATTAGAAAAGAGAAAAACACTACAAGCAGATTTAGCTGAAGAGAGGAAAAAAGGCAATATAGCATATCTGAGATACGACAAACTAATAATAAAAGAGACCAACGACAACAGCCAAGAGAAAAGGAAAAGGGAATCATCTGCCTCACCCTCTGATTATAACAACCAGCCTAAAAAGCAACTGACTTTATCCACAACCAAGACCAACAGAACAAACGCTTTTGATATGATGCGTTCCagctctctttctaatatatctACTACCAAAAAACAATAG